tgtcacatgatctcagtatatatacacctgttctgaaaggccccagagtctgcaacaccactaagcaagggtcACCaacaagcaagcggcaccatgaagaccaaggactCTCCAaataggtcagggacaaagttgtggagaagtacagatcaggattGGGTTATATAAAAATATcgtaaactttgaacatcccacggagtacaattaaatccattattaaaaaatggaaagaacatggcaccacaacaaacctgccaagagagggccacccacaaaaactcatggaccaggcaaggagggcattaatcagagaggcaagaaagagaccaaagataaccctgatggagctgcaaaactccacagcggagattggagtctctgtccataggaccactttaagccatacactccacagagctgggctttacggaagagtggccagaataaagccattgcttaaagaaaataataagctaacacatttggtgttcaccataaggcatgtgggagactccccaaacatatggaagaaggtactctggtcagatgagactaaaatggagctttatggccatcaaggaaaacgctatgtctggtgcaaacccaacccctctcatctctccgagaacaccatccccacactGAAgattggtggtggcagcatcatgctgtgaggatatttttcatcggcagggactgtgaaattggtcagaattgaaggaatgatggatggcgctaaatacagggaaattcttgagggaaacctgtttcagtcttccagagatttgagactgggacggaggttcaccttccagcaggacaatgaccctaagcatacagctaaagcaacactcaagtggtttaaggggaaacatttaaatgtcttggaatggcctagtcaaagctgagacctcaatccaattgaaaatctgtggtatgacttaaagattgctgtacaccagcggaacccatccaactggaaggagctggagcagttttgccttgaggaATGGGCAaatatcccagtggctagatgtgccaagcttatatagAGACACACGCCAAGAAACTTGCAGCtggaattgctgcaaaaggtgtctctacaaagtattgactttgggtgggtgaatagttatgcacgctcaagttttctgttctTGTTTatgtcacaataaaaaatattttgcatcttcaaagtggtaggcatattGTATAAATCAAATGATACCCCCCAAATTAATTTTAAtttcaggttgtaaggcaacaaaataggaaaaatgccaaggggatgaatacttttgcaagccactgtagcaCTCTCGTCGGTAGCCATGGACttatttgaaaggctggtcatggctcacatcaacaccatcatcccggaaaccctagacccactccaattcgtgtaccgccccaacagatgtaCAGATGACGCAATCTGAAATACACTCCACACAGCCCTATCCCAACTGGACAAAAggtacacctatgtgagaatgctgttcgttgactacatagtgcccacgaagctcatcactaaactggGACTGTatactggacttcctggcggaccacccccaggtggtaagggtaggcagcaacacatctgccatgctgatcctcaacactggggtccctcaggggtgtgtaattagtctcctcctgtactcactgttcacccatAACTGCATTGCCAAacaagactccaacaccatcattaagtttgcttaCGACACCggagtggtaggcctgatcactgacaacgatgagatagcctatagggaggaggtcagagaactggcagtatagttccaggacaacaacctctccctcaatgtgagcaagacaaaggagctgatcgtcgacgacaggaaaaggtgggccgaacaggcccccattaacatcgacagggctgtggTGGAGCGGGTAGAGAGTTTCGaactccttggtgtccacatcacagataaactatcatggtccaaacacaccaagacagtcatgaagagggcacgacaaaaccgtttccccctcaggacactgaaaagatttggtatgggtccccagatcctctaCAGCtgcatcgagagcattctgaccgGTTGTTTCACCGCCTGGtctggcaactgctcggcatctgaccataaggcgctaaagagggtagtgcgtactgcccagtacatcactggggcaagcttcctgccatccaggacctatataataggcgatgtcagaggaaagcccataaaattgtcagagactccagtctcctaagtcatatactgttctctctgctaccacactgcaAGCGGAATTGGAgttccaagtctaggaccaaacagcttctaaccccaagacataagactactgaacaattaatcaaatggccactggactatttacattgacctgaacccccccatttgttttgtacactgctgctactcagtgtttattatctacttcacccctacctacatatacaaattacctcaactaacttgtacctctgcacactgactcggtaccggtacccactgtatatagccttgttattgttattttattgtgttactttttattattattttttactttagtttatttggtaaatattttcttaactcttcttgaactgcactgttggttaagggcttgtatgtaagcatttcacggtaaggtctgcacttgtatttggcgcatgtgacaaataaagtttgatgtgatgtgatttgatttgattaggcaCCAGAAAAAAAAGGCTTTTGGAGTTCTGAGTTATTGTTTATGTTCCTTCCCAGTGTACGTTGTCTTTTCCCTTGTTCCTTTTTACCTGTCATGAATGTGTTGGGGCATGGTGGCCGGCCCCTCCCCTTGCCGTAGCCGTAGTAACCACAGCGCAGCAGGCGGGCGTAGGCGGACCTAAAGTCTCTGTTGAGGGCAGCGTAGAGCAAAGGGTTCAGAGCTGAGTTGATGTACCCCAGCCACTGCACCACTGGGAAGGCTGCTGGGTAGTTCTGCTTCTTCAGACCCATAATGGTAAACAGGGTGAAGTAGGGCAGCCAGCACACCACGAACACCCCGATCACTGCTGCTAGAGTCACTGTGGCTTTGTGTTCCCGTAGAGCCACCGCTGTTACCGAGGTGAGTTGACGAGGGGCTGACGAGGAGCCGTTGTTGTTGTTGAGTCTGGGGCGCGCGTGGATGATGCGCCTGGCCTGCGCCCGAGCAATGCGAAGAATACGGTGGTAGGTCCAGCACATGATCAGCAGGGGGAGGTAGAAGGTTAAGGAGGAGTCCACGACAGTGTACGATGGGTTCAGCTCAAAGTTACACTCTGTCATGTTGTCCCCCTGGCCGCGATTCTGCACGTTGCCGTCCACCGTGTTCCATCCCAGGTGGATTGGCAGGAATGACACTGCTAGCGACACCGCCCACACCAACGCCATAGCAAAGGCAACTCGCCTCGGCAACACTAGTGAGGAGTATCTAAGGGGCGCGGTCACGGCCAGGTAGCGGTCCAGGCTAATGGCCAATAGCGTGAGGATGGAGGCGGTGCACAACATAACATCCAATGAGATGTAGATGTTGCAGATGGTCGGCCCCAGAGGCCAATCGCTGAGCTGGAGGAGGGCGGAGAAAGGCAGGACAAGCATGCCAAGCAGCAGGTCAGTGATGGCGAGGGAGACGATGAAACAGTTGGTGAGGCAGCGGAGACGTCGTGTGGCGCAGACGGCCAGACAAACCAGGACGTTACCACACACTGTCAGCAGGATGAGCAGGGACAGGAAAACACCGAGTATCACCATAGACAGCATCCTCACTGGAGTCCCagtcccaaccctaacccctccctacACCCagtcccaaccctaacccctcccttACACCCagtcccaaccctaacccctcccttACACCCagtcccaaccctaacccctgccCTACAACAACTCAGTCCGGACTAGTGGATAAATCCTTTAGAGAAGCTTCATCTGGGTGTGGCTGTATCCATACTGATGTGCGTGGATGGAGATTCATCTGTGTGTTTGAGCTATTTTCCTTGGTATGTTTGTGTATATttgatatatatgtatatgtccAATTGCATTGGTTTCTGGATGGAGAGGTCAGTGTATCACAGGTCCTCTGAGTGAAGGGGCGATGAGGAGTCCGATGGTTGGTCCAGTATGTGACGATGGGCTGTAGAACACCGCCCTCTGTTGGTGACTGGTCCACACTGCTCCATGTTATCCATATCACTCAGCTTTCTTTCGCATTCAGGTCACAACTTCATCTAAAAACACAGAGCAACAGAAAGTCAGTCAGCCCCAAAAACAAAGTAACATGGCCGCTATACTGCAAGGAGATACTTTACTGAGCTACTTACAAGTGCAAGTACTTCCACTATCAGAAAATAGGAAGCAAATTTAAGCAAATGGCAGCAGACGAATATTGCTCACTTACTAAGCTATCAAGATTAGTGAGATGGAAAATGAGGGCAGCAGTTgcacatgtctagtggtggaatATTCAATAAGAGAGACTGATAagataacctgtgtgtgtgtgcgtgtgtctgtgaaTGTGCGTCAGTAAGTCGCAAGGGGTgtttgctctccctccctcttctgctTAAATGGACATTTGGGACATGCTCCAGGTTCGGAATGTAGAAGTCTAATCACTCAAACAGTATATCATTTACCACCACATGGCTAGAGTGGTAGAGGGTATGGGGGAGGGATAGAAATGGGGGAGGGCaagggtggtggagaggagggtggagcgAGAGTGAAAGGGGAGAGATGAAGAAATAGGTAGAAAGACAAAAAGATATGAAGAGATTATGTTTGCCTTGACTCTGAGCACATATGGAAAGGCACTacattgaagactcatctcttcagacaGACTTATTTCTCAGATcccccaaacacacacgcatTCTCACCATAACATTTACCTctaccaatcacacacacacacacacacacacacgctctctctcagATTCTATGTTTTACTGGAGGACTCTTGGCAAAGCTTCTTTCCCATAGTGTATGTCCATATCTGGGCAGCCTCCAATGTCTATTGCTGTCCTGACAGACCCCCACGGCAGACTGCCTTCCCACAGACAAGGCACAAAGgggtgtgtctgtatgtctgtttgaCTCACAGTCTGTGAGaaagcatacagtgccttcagaaagactCCTtggatttttccacattttgttacggtacagccttattctgaaattgattaaataaataaaaatcctcagcaatctacacacaatacttcataataataaataatgacaaagcgaagaCAGTTTTCTTTAAgaattttgctaatttattacaactttaaaacagaaataccatatttacataagtattcagaccctttgctatgagactcagaattgagctcaggtgcatcctgtttccattgatcatccttgagatgtttctacaacttgattggagtcccacCTGggggaaattcaattgattggacttgatttggaatggcacacacctgtctatataaggtcctacagttgtcagtgcatgtcagagcaaacaccaagccatgaggtagacTTAATTGTCATTAGAGCtctaagacaggattgtgttgaggcacagatctggggaagggtgcccaaaataattctgcagcattgaaggtccccatgaacacagtggtctccgtcattcttaaatggaagaagtttggaaccaccaagactcttcctagagctggccacccggccaaactgagcaatctgaggagaagggccttgatcagggaggtgaccaagaaaccgatggtcactctcacacagctctagagttcctctgtggagatgggagaaccttccagaaggacaaccatctctgcagcacttcacaaatcaggcctttattgtagagtggccggatggaagccactcctcagtaaaaggcacatgacagcccgctttgagtttgccaaaaggcacctaaagactatcagaccatgagaacaagattctctgatctgatgaaaccaagattggaggaaacctggcaccatccctacgtgaaatcatggtggtggcagcatcatgctgtggggatgtttttcagcggcagggactcggagactagccaggatcgaggcaaagatgaatggagcaaagtacagagagatcgttaatgaaaacctgctccagagcgctcaggacctcagactggggtgaagtttcacctttcaacaggacaacaaccctaagcacacagccaagacaatgcaggagtggctttgggacaggtctctgaatgtccttgagttgcccagacAGAAtccggacttgaacacgatcaaacatctctggagaggcctgaaaataTCTGTGGAGCAAAtctcaccatccaacctgacagagcttgcgaggatctgcagagaagaatgcgagaaactccccaaatacagctgtgccaagcttgtagcatcatatgcaagaagacttgaggctgtaatcgctaccaaaggtgcttcaacaaagtacgggtaaagggtctgaatacttatgtaaaagtgatatttcagttttttaattGTAATAAATTAACAATACATAATAAAATAACatattattaataataaaaacagtttttgctttgtcattatagggtattgtgtgtagattgatgaaaaaaacaacatttcatgcattttagaataaggctgtaacctcagaaaatgtgggaaaagtcaagtggtctgaatactttccgtagTCACTGTATATCTGAGATACTGTACCTACTGCattcctcatcctccacatacagtacaaccctcgttctgccagtcacattctgctGAAGGTCCCCAAAGAACACACGTCCctgtcgctcctcttttcagttcgctgcagctagcgactggaacgagctgcaacaaacactcaaactggacagttttatcttcATCTTTTTCTTCAAAGACTCAAtaatggacactcttactgacagttgtggtatATTGTTGTGTCTACCTTCTTGCCTTtgtgctgtcattgtaaatacgaatttgttcttaaactgacttgcctagttaaataaagtgtcATTAAAATAAATGAATACAAATACATATTCAGTACATCTGTGTGTTCAAAGAACTATTGTGTTCACGTTTCTCTATGTGTATTTCTGAATTGATTTGACTTCGGTATCTTATCGGTGTGTGTTGGAATTTGAGAGAGAAAGTGTATGATATGATTGTCTCAAATATGAACACAACACCTCAATacaatgtagaaccaggaacagaaaTAGGCCTTGGTTCACTCccgacctgactgcccttgaccagcgcaaaacatcctgtggcatactgcattagcGTTGAATATCCCCCtagatatgcaacttttcagggaagttgggaaccaatatacacaggcagttaggaaagcaaaggctagctttttcaaacagaaatttgcatcctgtagcacaaactctaaaatgttctgggacactgtgaagtccatggagaatatgagcatctcctcccagctgcccactgcactgaggctcggaaacactgtcaccaccgataaatacactataattgagaatttcaataagcatttttctaccgctggccatgctttccacctggctacccctaccctgatCAACAGCCCTGcaacccccacagcaacttgcccaagcctcttccatttctccttcacccaaatccagatatctgatgttctgaaagagctgcaaaatctggacccctacaaatcagccgggcgagacaatctggaccctctctttctaaaatgatctgttgaaattgttgcaacccctattactagcctgttcaacctcgctttcgcatcgtctgagatccccaaagattgaaaagctgccgcggtcatcccccttttcaaagggggagacactctagacccaaactgttacagacctatatctatcctaccctgcctatctaaggtcttcgaaagcaaagtgaacaaacagatcacctaccatttcgaatcccactgtaccttctccgctatgcaatctggttttcgagctggtcatgggtgcacctcagccacgctcaaggtcctaaattatatcataagagacaatactgtgcagctgtattcatcgacctggccaaggcttttcagcacattcttatcggcaggcacaacagccttggtttctcaaattacttcctcgcctggttcaccaacgatttctcagacagagttcagtgtgtcaaattggagggcctgctggtgattctctgatccacctctaagcagGGGCCACCATTCTgcatacctctggcccttctttgggcactgtgctaactaacctccagacgagcttcaatgccatacaactctccttccgtgtcctccaactgctcttcaatgcaagtaaaactaaatgcatgctcttcaaccgatcgcttcccgcacctgcccgcccgtccagcatcactactctggacggttctgacttagaatatgtggacaatttcaaatacctaggtgtctggttagactggaaactctccctccagactcacattaagcatctccaatccaaaattaaatctagaattggcttcctatttcgcaacaaagcatccttcactcatgc
This window of the Oncorhynchus keta strain PuntledgeMale-10-30-2019 chromosome 4, Oket_V2, whole genome shotgun sequence genome carries:
- the LOC118376407 gene encoding histamine H2 receptor-like, with the translated sequence MLSMVILGVFLSLLILLTVCGNVLVCLAVCATRRLRCLTNCFIVSLAITDLLLGMLVLPFSALLQLSDWPLGPTICNIYISLDVMLCTASILTLLAISLDRYLAVTAPLRYSSLVLPRRVAFAMALVWAVSLAVSFLPIHLGWNTVDGNVQNRGQGDNMTECNFELNPSYTVVDSSLTFYLPLLIMCWTYHRILRIARAQARRIIHARPRLNNNNGSSSAPRQLTSVTAVALREHKATVTLAAVIGVFVVCWLPYFTLFTIMGLKKQNYPAAFPVVQWLGYINSALNPLLYAALNRDFRSAYARLLRCGYYGYGKGRGRPPCPNTFMTGGGKVCGGEVDLLCGHTSSCRAGPSETGMMLQEVSRGTATPSPQHSNGAAVANGNGRSC